The nucleotide window CGTCGCCCCCTCCGCCAGCAAAGCTGTCGGAGCCTCCCCCTCATGCTCGCTTATGCTCGCAGCATAAATTCCCGCGGGCAAACCCGTGGGAATTTATTGAAAGTAGGGCATGTTTTCTGTTAACTTAATTTGTATCTGAATTGAAACACAGGAATATTTGAAGAATGCACAATTTTTTTGACCTCACCCTGAACGACCTCGAAACAGCAATAGGCGCCCTGGGAAAGGAAAAATACCGGTCCCGCCAGTTGTACAAATGGGTCTACAATAAGGGTATATATGATTTTAACGAAATGACGAATGTCCCGAAAAGTCTTCGTTTGGTTTTCAGAGATATGTTTGATACAACGCTCCCCGGGATAAAAGAAGTGTTTTTCTCTAAGGATGGATCAACCAAATTTGCATTTCTCCTTAAAGACGGTAATGTGGTGGAAAGCATATTCATGCCCGAAGAAAAAAGAGACACGCTGTGCATATCCACACAAATAGGCTGCAGGATGGGTTGTAAATTCTGTGTAACAGGAAAAATAGGATTCATCAGGAATCTCACCACATCAGAAATTGTAGGACAGCTCATAGCGGTTAAACAATACCTCGAAAATGAGACAAATTTCTCAAATATCTCTAAAATCAATTCCCTGCCGGGCGAGGGTCAGGGGAGATTGATTGCTAAAAAGGAGCTGAGAGAATCGTCTGAAAAATTGATCACCAATATTGTCTTCATGGGTATGGGCGAACCGGTTGATAATCTGGACAACG belongs to Pseudomonadota bacterium and includes:
- a CDS encoding 23S rRNA (adenine(2503)-C(2))-methyltransferase RlmN, whose product is MHNFFDLTLNDLETAIGALGKEKYRSRQLYKWVYNKGIYDFNEMTNVPKSLRLVFRDMFDTTLPGIKEVFFSKDGSTKFAFLLKDGNVVESIFMPEEKRDTLCISTQIGCRMGCKFCVTGKIGFIRNLTTSEIVGQLIAVKQYLENETNFSNISKINSLPGEGQGRLIAKKELRESSEKLITNIVFMGMGEPVDNLDNVMRALDILKDPFGLDYSYRKITLSSVGLIDGLHLIKPKVAGIAISLNAADDKKRSYLMPINRLYPIRAILNFVKDFKGTNRTRITFEYILIKDFNDSLEDAKQLSEILKGVKCKINLIPYNESPYLEFKTPSPETTERFQAYLLSRCFTTIIRNSRGQDIGGACGQLGMRYLKTVNGE